A single region of the Chionomys nivalis chromosome 5, mChiNiv1.1, whole genome shotgun sequence genome encodes:
- the Dsel gene encoding dermatan-sulfate epimerase-like protein isoform X2 — protein sequence MALMFTGHFLFLTMMFSFSTCEESVSNYSGWAVFTDGIQQFKNQKLEDFRSNQKLHPNLYFDAGDVQTMRQNSHTSHLHLFRAIRSAVTIMLSNPTYYLPPPKHADFAAKWNEIYGNNLPPLALYCLLCPEDKVAFEFILEYMDRMVSYKDWLVENAPGDEVPVGHSLTGFATAFDFLYNLLGNQRKQKYLEKIRIVTEEMYEYSKIRSWGKQLLHNHQATNMIALLIGALVTGVDKGSKAHMWKQDVVDVMEKTMFLLNHIVDGSLDEGVAYGSYTSKSLTQYVFLAQRHFNINNLDNNWLKMHFWFYYATLLPGYQRTIGVADSNYNWFYGPESQLVFLDKFILRNGAGNWLAQQIRKHRPKDGPMVPSTSQRWSTLHTEYIWYDPKLIPQPPVDFGTAKMHTFPNWGVVTYGAGLPSTQANTFVSFKSGKLGGRAVYDIVHFQPYSWIDGWRSFNPGHEHPDQNSFTFAPNGQVFVSEALYGPKLSHLNNVLVFAPSPSSQCNKPWEGQLGECAQWLKWTGEEVGDAAGEVITASQHGEMMFVSGEAVAAYSSAMRLKSVYRALLLLNSQTLLVVDHIERQETSPISSVSAFFHNLDIDFKYIPYRFMNRYNGAMMDVWDAHYKMFWFDHHGNTPVANIQEAEQAAEFKKRWTQFVNVTFHMESTITRIAYVFYGPYINVSSCKFIDSSSSGLQISLNVNNTEHSVSVITDYQNLKRRFDYLGFGGFASVANQGQITRFGLGTQAIVNPIRHDRVIFPFGFKFNIAVGFILCICLVILTFQWRFYLSFRKLMRCVLILVIALWFIEFLDVWSTCTQPICAKWTRTETKTNEKTIISEGKHVDLPDVVITSLPGSGAEILKQVFFNSSDFLYIKIPTAYIDIPETEFEIDSFVDACEWKVSDIRTGHFHLLRRWLLSLVQDTKFHLQNIHLRETANTAAALRINTDLLPTNYQLVKFEDIVQFPQKTTERIFAFLGIPLSPSSLNQILFATSTNLFYLPFEGEISPSNTNIWKQNLPRDEIKIIENICWTLMDRLGYPKFMD from the exons ATGGCGTTAATGTTTACAGGACATTTCCTATTTTTAACAATGATGTTTAGTTTTTCTACTTGTGAAGAATCTGTGAGCAATTACTCTGGATGGGCAGTTTTCACAGATGGTATACAACAGTTTAAGAATCAGAAATTAGAAGATTTCAGATCTAACCAAAAACTTCATCCAAATTTGTATTTTGATGCTGGAGATGTACAAACAATGAGACAAAATTCTCATACAAGCCATTTGCATCTTTTTAGAGCTATCAGAAGTGCAGTGACAATTATGCTGTCTAATCCAACATACTACCTACCTCCACCCAAGCATGCTGATTTTGCTGCCAAGTGGAATGAAATATATGGTAATAATCTTCCTCCTTTAGCACTGTATTGTTTATTATGTCCAGAAGACAAAGTTGCCTTTGAATTTATCTTGGAATACATGGACAGGATGGTTAGCTACAAAGACTGGCTAGTTGAGAATGCACCAGGGGATGAGGTTCCAGTTGGCCATTCTTTAACAGGTTTTGCCACTGCCTTTGACTTTTTATATAATCTGTTAGGTAATCAGCGAAAACAAAAATACCTAGAAAAAATACGGATTGTTACTGAGGAAATGTATGAATATTCAAAGATTCGCTCATGGGGCAAACAACTTCTTCATAACCACCAAGCTACAAATATGATAGCATTGCTCATAGGTGCATTGGTTACTGGAGTAGATAAAGGATCTAAAGCACATATGTGGAAGCAAGATGTTGTTGATGTTATGGAAAAGACTATGTTTCTTTTGAATCATATTGTAGATGGCTCTTTGGATGAAGGTGTAGCCTATGGAAGCTATACCTCAAAATCACTTACACAATATGTATTCTTAGCACAACGCCATTTTAACATCAACAACTTGGATAATAACTGGTTAAAAATgcacttttggttttattatgcTACGCTTTTACCAGGCTATCAAAGAACTATAGGTGTAGCAGATTCCAATTATAATTGGTTTTATGGTCCAGAGAGCCAGCTAGTTTTCTTGGATAAGTTCATTTTAAGAAATGGAGCTGGAAATTGGTTAGCTCAGCAAATTAGAAAGCATCGACCTAAGGATGGACCAATGGTTCCTTCCACTTCCCAAAGGTGGAGTACTCTTCATACTGAATATATCTGGTATGATCCAAAGCTTATCCCACAGCCTCCTGTTGACTTTGGTACAGCTAAAATGCACACATTTCCTAACTGGGGCGTTGTGACGTATGGGGCTGGACTGCCAAGTACACAGGCCAATACCTTTGTGTCCTTTAAATCTGGGAAATTGGGAGGACGAGCTGTGTATGACATAGTTCACTTTCAGCCATATTCCTGGATTGATGGATGGAGAAGCTTTAACCCAGGACATGAACATCCAGATCAAAATTCATTTACTTTTGCCCCCAATGGACAAGTATTTGTTTCTGAGGCTCTTTATGGACCAAAGTTAAGCCACCTTAACAATGTGTTGGTATTTGCCCCATCACCATCAAGCCAGTGTAATAAACCTTGGGAAGGTCAACTGGGAGAATGTGCACAGTGGCTCAAGTGGACTGGTGAAGAGGTTGGTGATGCAGCTGGGGAAGTTATTACTGCTTCACAACATGGAGAAATGATGTTTGTAAGTGGGGAAGCAGTGGCTGCTTATTCTTCAGCAATGAGACTAAAAAGTGTCTATCGTGCTTTACTTCTCTTAAATTCTCAAACTCTACTTGTTGTTGACCACATTGAAAGGCAGGAAACGTCCCCAATAAGTTCTGTCAGTGCCTTCTTTCATAATTTGGATATTGATTTTAAATACATCCCATACAGGTTTATGAATAGGTATAATGGTGCCATGATGGATGTGTGGGATGCACACTATAAAATGTTTTGGTTTGATCATCATGGTAACACTCCTGTGGCTAATATACAGGAAGCAGAACAAGCTGCTGAGTTTAAGAAAAGGTGGACTCAGTTTGTTAATGTTACATTTCATATGGAATCCACAATCACAAGAATTGCTTATGTATTTTATGGTCCATATATAAATGTTTCTAGCTGCAAATTTATTGACAGTTCTAGTTCTGGACTTCAGATTTCTCTAAATGTCAATAATACCGAACATAGTGTTTCTGTTATAACTGACTATCAAAATCTGAAAAGGAGATTTGATTACCTGGGATTTGGTGGTTTTGCCAGTGTGGCTAATCAAGGCCAAATAACCCGATTTGGTTTAGGGACTCAAGCAATAGTAAACCCTATAAGACATGATAGAGTTATTTTCCCTTTTGGATTTAAATTTAATATAGCAGTTGGattcattttatgtatttgtttggttATTTTAACTTTTCAGTGGCGGTTCTACCTTTCTTTTAGAAAGCTAATGCGCTGTGTATTAATACTTGTTATTGCTTTGTGGTTTATTGAGTTTCTGGATGTGTGGAGCACTTGTACTCAGCCCATTTGTGCAAAATGGACAAGGACTGAAACCAAGACAAATGAGAAGACCATAATCTCTGAAGGGAAGCATGTAGATCTGCCTGATGTTGTTATTACCTCACTCCCTGGTTCCGGAGCTGAAATTCTGAAACAAGTTTTTTTCAACAGTAGTGATTTTCTCTACATCAAAATACCTACAGCCTACATTGATATTCCTGAAACTGAATTTGAAATTGACTCATTTGTAGATGCTTGTGAATGGAAAGTATCAGATATCCGCACTGGGCATTTTCATCTTCTTCGAAGGTGGCTGCTGTCTTTGGTCCAGGACACAAAATTTCATttgcaaaatattcatcttcgTGAAACAG CAAACACTGCAGCAGCTTTGAGAATAAATACAGATTTGCTGCCTACCAATTACCAGCTGGTCAAGTTTGAAGATATTGTTCAATTTCCTCAGAAGACTACAGAAAGAATTTTTGCATTTCTTGGAATTCCTTTGTCTCCTTCTAGTTTAAACCAAATACTGTTTGCCACTTCCACAAACcttttttatcttccttttgAGGGGGAAATATCACCATCTAATACTAATATTTGGAAACAAAACTTGCCTagagatgaaattaaaataattgaaaatatctGCTGGACACTGATGGATCGTCTAGGATATCCAAAATTTATGGACTAA
- the Dsel gene encoding dermatan-sulfate epimerase-like protein isoform X3: MALMFTGHFLFLTMMFSFSTCEESVSNYSGWAVFTDGIQQFKNQKLEDFRSNQKLHPNLYFDAGDVQTMRQNSHTSHLHLFRAIRSAVTIMLSNPTYYLPPPKHADFAAKWNEIYGNNLPPLALYCLLCPEDKVAFEFILEYMDRMVSYKDWLVENAPGDEVPVGHSLTGFATAFDFLYNLLGNQRKQKYLEKIRIVTEEMYEYSKIRSWGKQLLHNHQATNMIALLIGALVTGVDKGSKAHMWKQDVVDVMEKTMFLLNHIVDGSLDEGVAYGSYTSKSLTQYVFLAQRHFNINNLDNNWLKMHFWFYYATLLPGYQRTIGVADSNYNWFYGPESQLVFLDKFILRNGAGNWLAQQIRKHRPKDGPMVPSTSQRWSTLHTEYIWYDPKLIPQPPVDFGTAKMHTFPNWGVVTYGAGLPSTQANTFVSFKSGKLGGRAVYDIVHFQPYSWIDGWRSFNPGHEHPDQNSFTFAPNGQVFVSEALYGPKLSHLNNVLVFAPSPSSQCNKPWEGQLGECAQWLKWTGEEVGDAAGEVITASQHGEMMFVSGEAVAAYSSAMRLKSVYRALLLLNSQTLLVVDHIERQETSPISSVSAFFHNLDIDFKYIPYRFMNRYNGAMMDVWDAHYKMFWFDHHGNTPVANIQEAEQAAEFKKRWTQFVNVTFHMESTITRIAYVFYGPYINVSSCKFIDSSSSGLQISLNVNNTEHSVSVITDYQNLKRRFDYLGFGGFASVANQGQITRFGLGTQAIVNPIRHDRVIFPFGFKFNIAVGFILCICLVILTFQWRFYLSFRKLMRCVLILVIALWFIEFLDVWSTCTQPICAKWTRTETKTNEKTIISEGKHVDLPDVVITSLPGSGAEILKQVFFNSSDFLYIKIPTAYIDIPETEFEIDSFVDACEWKVSDIRTGHFHLLRRWLLSLVQDTKFHLQNIHLRETGGNITI; the protein is encoded by the exons ATGGCGTTAATGTTTACAGGACATTTCCTATTTTTAACAATGATGTTTAGTTTTTCTACTTGTGAAGAATCTGTGAGCAATTACTCTGGATGGGCAGTTTTCACAGATGGTATACAACAGTTTAAGAATCAGAAATTAGAAGATTTCAGATCTAACCAAAAACTTCATCCAAATTTGTATTTTGATGCTGGAGATGTACAAACAATGAGACAAAATTCTCATACAAGCCATTTGCATCTTTTTAGAGCTATCAGAAGTGCAGTGACAATTATGCTGTCTAATCCAACATACTACCTACCTCCACCCAAGCATGCTGATTTTGCTGCCAAGTGGAATGAAATATATGGTAATAATCTTCCTCCTTTAGCACTGTATTGTTTATTATGTCCAGAAGACAAAGTTGCCTTTGAATTTATCTTGGAATACATGGACAGGATGGTTAGCTACAAAGACTGGCTAGTTGAGAATGCACCAGGGGATGAGGTTCCAGTTGGCCATTCTTTAACAGGTTTTGCCACTGCCTTTGACTTTTTATATAATCTGTTAGGTAATCAGCGAAAACAAAAATACCTAGAAAAAATACGGATTGTTACTGAGGAAATGTATGAATATTCAAAGATTCGCTCATGGGGCAAACAACTTCTTCATAACCACCAAGCTACAAATATGATAGCATTGCTCATAGGTGCATTGGTTACTGGAGTAGATAAAGGATCTAAAGCACATATGTGGAAGCAAGATGTTGTTGATGTTATGGAAAAGACTATGTTTCTTTTGAATCATATTGTAGATGGCTCTTTGGATGAAGGTGTAGCCTATGGAAGCTATACCTCAAAATCACTTACACAATATGTATTCTTAGCACAACGCCATTTTAACATCAACAACTTGGATAATAACTGGTTAAAAATgcacttttggttttattatgcTACGCTTTTACCAGGCTATCAAAGAACTATAGGTGTAGCAGATTCCAATTATAATTGGTTTTATGGTCCAGAGAGCCAGCTAGTTTTCTTGGATAAGTTCATTTTAAGAAATGGAGCTGGAAATTGGTTAGCTCAGCAAATTAGAAAGCATCGACCTAAGGATGGACCAATGGTTCCTTCCACTTCCCAAAGGTGGAGTACTCTTCATACTGAATATATCTGGTATGATCCAAAGCTTATCCCACAGCCTCCTGTTGACTTTGGTACAGCTAAAATGCACACATTTCCTAACTGGGGCGTTGTGACGTATGGGGCTGGACTGCCAAGTACACAGGCCAATACCTTTGTGTCCTTTAAATCTGGGAAATTGGGAGGACGAGCTGTGTATGACATAGTTCACTTTCAGCCATATTCCTGGATTGATGGATGGAGAAGCTTTAACCCAGGACATGAACATCCAGATCAAAATTCATTTACTTTTGCCCCCAATGGACAAGTATTTGTTTCTGAGGCTCTTTATGGACCAAAGTTAAGCCACCTTAACAATGTGTTGGTATTTGCCCCATCACCATCAAGCCAGTGTAATAAACCTTGGGAAGGTCAACTGGGAGAATGTGCACAGTGGCTCAAGTGGACTGGTGAAGAGGTTGGTGATGCAGCTGGGGAAGTTATTACTGCTTCACAACATGGAGAAATGATGTTTGTAAGTGGGGAAGCAGTGGCTGCTTATTCTTCAGCAATGAGACTAAAAAGTGTCTATCGTGCTTTACTTCTCTTAAATTCTCAAACTCTACTTGTTGTTGACCACATTGAAAGGCAGGAAACGTCCCCAATAAGTTCTGTCAGTGCCTTCTTTCATAATTTGGATATTGATTTTAAATACATCCCATACAGGTTTATGAATAGGTATAATGGTGCCATGATGGATGTGTGGGATGCACACTATAAAATGTTTTGGTTTGATCATCATGGTAACACTCCTGTGGCTAATATACAGGAAGCAGAACAAGCTGCTGAGTTTAAGAAAAGGTGGACTCAGTTTGTTAATGTTACATTTCATATGGAATCCACAATCACAAGAATTGCTTATGTATTTTATGGTCCATATATAAATGTTTCTAGCTGCAAATTTATTGACAGTTCTAGTTCTGGACTTCAGATTTCTCTAAATGTCAATAATACCGAACATAGTGTTTCTGTTATAACTGACTATCAAAATCTGAAAAGGAGATTTGATTACCTGGGATTTGGTGGTTTTGCCAGTGTGGCTAATCAAGGCCAAATAACCCGATTTGGTTTAGGGACTCAAGCAATAGTAAACCCTATAAGACATGATAGAGTTATTTTCCCTTTTGGATTTAAATTTAATATAGCAGTTGGattcattttatgtatttgtttggttATTTTAACTTTTCAGTGGCGGTTCTACCTTTCTTTTAGAAAGCTAATGCGCTGTGTATTAATACTTGTTATTGCTTTGTGGTTTATTGAGTTTCTGGATGTGTGGAGCACTTGTACTCAGCCCATTTGTGCAAAATGGACAAGGACTGAAACCAAGACAAATGAGAAGACCATAATCTCTGAAGGGAAGCATGTAGATCTGCCTGATGTTGTTATTACCTCACTCCCTGGTTCCGGAGCTGAAATTCTGAAACAAGTTTTTTTCAACAGTAGTGATTTTCTCTACATCAAAATACCTACAGCCTACATTGATATTCCTGAAACTGAATTTGAAATTGACTCATTTGTAGATGCTTGTGAATGGAAAGTATCAGATATCCGCACTGGGCATTTTCATCTTCTTCGAAGGTGGCTGCTGTCTTTGGTCCAGGACACAAAATTTCATttgcaaaatattcatcttcgTGAAACAG GGGGAAATATCACCATCTAA
- the Dsel gene encoding dermatan-sulfate epimerase-like protein isoform X1 has protein sequence MALMFTGHFLFLTMMFSFSTCEESVSNYSGWAVFTDGIQQFKNQKLEDFRSNQKLHPNLYFDAGDVQTMRQNSHTSHLHLFRAIRSAVTIMLSNPTYYLPPPKHADFAAKWNEIYGNNLPPLALYCLLCPEDKVAFEFILEYMDRMVSYKDWLVENAPGDEVPVGHSLTGFATAFDFLYNLLGNQRKQKYLEKIRIVTEEMYEYSKIRSWGKQLLHNHQATNMIALLIGALVTGVDKGSKAHMWKQDVVDVMEKTMFLLNHIVDGSLDEGVAYGSYTSKSLTQYVFLAQRHFNINNLDNNWLKMHFWFYYATLLPGYQRTIGVADSNYNWFYGPESQLVFLDKFILRNGAGNWLAQQIRKHRPKDGPMVPSTSQRWSTLHTEYIWYDPKLIPQPPVDFGTAKMHTFPNWGVVTYGAGLPSTQANTFVSFKSGKLGGRAVYDIVHFQPYSWIDGWRSFNPGHEHPDQNSFTFAPNGQVFVSEALYGPKLSHLNNVLVFAPSPSSQCNKPWEGQLGECAQWLKWTGEEVGDAAGEVITASQHGEMMFVSGEAVAAYSSAMRLKSVYRALLLLNSQTLLVVDHIERQETSPISSVSAFFHNLDIDFKYIPYRFMNRYNGAMMDVWDAHYKMFWFDHHGNTPVANIQEAEQAAEFKKRWTQFVNVTFHMESTITRIAYVFYGPYINVSSCKFIDSSSSGLQISLNVNNTEHSVSVITDYQNLKRRFDYLGFGGFASVANQGQITRFGLGTQAIVNPIRHDRVIFPFGFKFNIAVGFILCICLVILTFQWRFYLSFRKLMRCVLILVIALWFIEFLDVWSTCTQPICAKWTRTETKTNEKTIISEGKHVDLPDVVITSLPGSGAEILKQVFFNSSDFLYIKIPTAYIDIPETEFEIDSFVDACEWKVSDIRTGHFHLLRRWLLSLVQDTKFHLQNIHLRETGRNKLAQYFAANKDKKRKLKRRESLPEQRSKVKGSIDRDTEYIRALRRHLVYYPSARPVLSLSSGSWTLKLHFFQEVLGTSMRALYIVRDPRAWIYSMLYGSKPSLYSLKNVPEHLAKLFNIEEGKSKCNLNSGYAFEYESLKKELETSQSNTVSLLSHLWLANTAAALRINTDLLPTNYQLVKFEDIVQFPQKTTERIFAFLGIPLSPSSLNQILFATSTNLFYLPFEGEISPSNTNIWKQNLPRDEIKIIENICWTLMDRLGYPKFMD, from the coding sequence ATGGCGTTAATGTTTACAGGACATTTCCTATTTTTAACAATGATGTTTAGTTTTTCTACTTGTGAAGAATCTGTGAGCAATTACTCTGGATGGGCAGTTTTCACAGATGGTATACAACAGTTTAAGAATCAGAAATTAGAAGATTTCAGATCTAACCAAAAACTTCATCCAAATTTGTATTTTGATGCTGGAGATGTACAAACAATGAGACAAAATTCTCATACAAGCCATTTGCATCTTTTTAGAGCTATCAGAAGTGCAGTGACAATTATGCTGTCTAATCCAACATACTACCTACCTCCACCCAAGCATGCTGATTTTGCTGCCAAGTGGAATGAAATATATGGTAATAATCTTCCTCCTTTAGCACTGTATTGTTTATTATGTCCAGAAGACAAAGTTGCCTTTGAATTTATCTTGGAATACATGGACAGGATGGTTAGCTACAAAGACTGGCTAGTTGAGAATGCACCAGGGGATGAGGTTCCAGTTGGCCATTCTTTAACAGGTTTTGCCACTGCCTTTGACTTTTTATATAATCTGTTAGGTAATCAGCGAAAACAAAAATACCTAGAAAAAATACGGATTGTTACTGAGGAAATGTATGAATATTCAAAGATTCGCTCATGGGGCAAACAACTTCTTCATAACCACCAAGCTACAAATATGATAGCATTGCTCATAGGTGCATTGGTTACTGGAGTAGATAAAGGATCTAAAGCACATATGTGGAAGCAAGATGTTGTTGATGTTATGGAAAAGACTATGTTTCTTTTGAATCATATTGTAGATGGCTCTTTGGATGAAGGTGTAGCCTATGGAAGCTATACCTCAAAATCACTTACACAATATGTATTCTTAGCACAACGCCATTTTAACATCAACAACTTGGATAATAACTGGTTAAAAATgcacttttggttttattatgcTACGCTTTTACCAGGCTATCAAAGAACTATAGGTGTAGCAGATTCCAATTATAATTGGTTTTATGGTCCAGAGAGCCAGCTAGTTTTCTTGGATAAGTTCATTTTAAGAAATGGAGCTGGAAATTGGTTAGCTCAGCAAATTAGAAAGCATCGACCTAAGGATGGACCAATGGTTCCTTCCACTTCCCAAAGGTGGAGTACTCTTCATACTGAATATATCTGGTATGATCCAAAGCTTATCCCACAGCCTCCTGTTGACTTTGGTACAGCTAAAATGCACACATTTCCTAACTGGGGCGTTGTGACGTATGGGGCTGGACTGCCAAGTACACAGGCCAATACCTTTGTGTCCTTTAAATCTGGGAAATTGGGAGGACGAGCTGTGTATGACATAGTTCACTTTCAGCCATATTCCTGGATTGATGGATGGAGAAGCTTTAACCCAGGACATGAACATCCAGATCAAAATTCATTTACTTTTGCCCCCAATGGACAAGTATTTGTTTCTGAGGCTCTTTATGGACCAAAGTTAAGCCACCTTAACAATGTGTTGGTATTTGCCCCATCACCATCAAGCCAGTGTAATAAACCTTGGGAAGGTCAACTGGGAGAATGTGCACAGTGGCTCAAGTGGACTGGTGAAGAGGTTGGTGATGCAGCTGGGGAAGTTATTACTGCTTCACAACATGGAGAAATGATGTTTGTAAGTGGGGAAGCAGTGGCTGCTTATTCTTCAGCAATGAGACTAAAAAGTGTCTATCGTGCTTTACTTCTCTTAAATTCTCAAACTCTACTTGTTGTTGACCACATTGAAAGGCAGGAAACGTCCCCAATAAGTTCTGTCAGTGCCTTCTTTCATAATTTGGATATTGATTTTAAATACATCCCATACAGGTTTATGAATAGGTATAATGGTGCCATGATGGATGTGTGGGATGCACACTATAAAATGTTTTGGTTTGATCATCATGGTAACACTCCTGTGGCTAATATACAGGAAGCAGAACAAGCTGCTGAGTTTAAGAAAAGGTGGACTCAGTTTGTTAATGTTACATTTCATATGGAATCCACAATCACAAGAATTGCTTATGTATTTTATGGTCCATATATAAATGTTTCTAGCTGCAAATTTATTGACAGTTCTAGTTCTGGACTTCAGATTTCTCTAAATGTCAATAATACCGAACATAGTGTTTCTGTTATAACTGACTATCAAAATCTGAAAAGGAGATTTGATTACCTGGGATTTGGTGGTTTTGCCAGTGTGGCTAATCAAGGCCAAATAACCCGATTTGGTTTAGGGACTCAAGCAATAGTAAACCCTATAAGACATGATAGAGTTATTTTCCCTTTTGGATTTAAATTTAATATAGCAGTTGGattcattttatgtatttgtttggttATTTTAACTTTTCAGTGGCGGTTCTACCTTTCTTTTAGAAAGCTAATGCGCTGTGTATTAATACTTGTTATTGCTTTGTGGTTTATTGAGTTTCTGGATGTGTGGAGCACTTGTACTCAGCCCATTTGTGCAAAATGGACAAGGACTGAAACCAAGACAAATGAGAAGACCATAATCTCTGAAGGGAAGCATGTAGATCTGCCTGATGTTGTTATTACCTCACTCCCTGGTTCCGGAGCTGAAATTCTGAAACAAGTTTTTTTCAACAGTAGTGATTTTCTCTACATCAAAATACCTACAGCCTACATTGATATTCCTGAAACTGAATTTGAAATTGACTCATTTGTAGATGCTTGTGAATGGAAAGTATCAGATATCCGCACTGGGCATTTTCATCTTCTTCGAAGGTGGCTGCTGTCTTTGGTCCAGGACACAAAATTTCATttgcaaaatattcatcttcgTGAAACAGGTAGGAATAAACTTGCTCAATATTTTGCAGCTAATAAGGACAAAAAACGaaaattgaaaaggagagagTCTTTGCCGGAACAAAGAAGTAAAGTGAAAGGATCTATTGATAGAGATACTGAATATATTAGAGCCTTGAGGAGACACCTAGTTTATTACCCAAGTGCTCGTCCTGTGCTCAGTTTAAGTAGTGGAAGCTGGACATTGAAGCTTCATTTTTTTCAGGAAGTTTTAGGAACTTCAATGCGGGCTTTGTACATAGTACGAGACCCTCGAGCCTGGATCTATTCAATGCTATATGGTAGTAAACCAAGTCTTTATTCTCTGAAAAATGTACCAGAGCACTTAGCAAAATTGTTTAACATAGAGGAAGGTAAAAGCAAATGTAACTTAAATTCAGGCTATGCTTTTGAGTATGAATCACTGAAGAAAGAATTAGAAACATCCCAGTCAAATACTGTCTCTTTACTGTCTCATTTGTGGCTAGCAAACACTGCAGCAGCTTTGAGAATAAATACAGATTTGCTGCCTACCAATTACCAGCTGGTCAAGTTTGAAGATATTGTTCAATTTCCTCAGAAGACTACAGAAAGAATTTTTGCATTTCTTGGAATTCCTTTGTCTCCTTCTAGTTTAAACCAAATACTGTTTGCCACTTCCACAAACcttttttatcttccttttgAGGGGGAAATATCACCATCTAATACTAATATTTGGAAACAAAACTTGCCTagagatgaaattaaaataattgaaaatatctGCTGGACACTGATGGATCGTCTAGGATATCCAAAATTTATGGACTAA